The following are encoded together in the Mycteria americana isolate JAX WOST 10 ecotype Jacksonville Zoo and Gardens chromosome 2, USCA_MyAme_1.0, whole genome shotgun sequence genome:
- the FBXO43 gene encoding F-box only protein 43: protein MSDSHSVMFNILKRNRLTSPSSNFKYSNFKDTCCTSVFLDSRSNESVKEPDVEHKEALSVTSLSLLQEHSEHIHPNALFPVSSSIENEINSISLSERREANRSADFFETPKVSRKGFSLRRRLLLSKTVPAGTTVGCCERQATSGSSRKKIFSYVLSSEEKLSQTASDSPKDRSYKPLTTSTSKTEDSNPDCAKRRLSFSQKRTSTLDESKCKDPLLLEPECLSPIQCKDVIVSNTNEFNESVLMSVSHGLLRTPTYSVLPEASEGKFLTSINSLVENFNFEIHDINSPPVKLASYPDLLTPEDSGYNSLHLDKSGDSLSDHEGSFQELFQKHKEGSKILDSKRKTRKLERVRRLPTLREQGSQSETEDHHGSPSTSACVLTEERHFVSEDHALVLEEQPSGDLVVSHGDLSRTPALKIVHEICLQRQRSDQKEISENIDGTEIFALEHVLAGLIGKKMGLEKLDILTELKYRNLKHVLAIVLDALTVESLCSIWKVSKNWREIIVQDKSADKRRKLYIKHLKEEAGEYFLKAEDAATRLNVLNRSALRPVQAQARTSVVQTPPSHTELTPRRCSSVPHSTSRQEEYIKVAKTLFTDEALKPCPRCRYPAKYQLVKKRGLCSREACAFEFCILCLHAFHGSKECNSLSAKWKNKKDAPPGSAQSKRHLKRL, encoded by the exons ATGTCAGACAGTCATTCAGTAATGTTCaatattcttaaaagaaatagaTTAACATCTCCCAGCAGCAATTTTAAATATTCCAATTTTAAAGATACATGTTGCACTTCAGTATTTCTGGACAGCAGAAGCAATGAGTCAGTAAAAGAACCTGATGTAGAACATAAAGAAGCACTGAGTGTAACAAGTTTATCATTGCTACAAGAGCATTCTGAGCACATTCATCCAAATGCCCTCTTTCCTGTGTCATCATctattgaaaatgaaattaattctatcTCCTTAtcagaaagaagagaagcaaatagAAGTGCAGACTTTTTTGAAACTCCTAAAGTGAGTAGAAAAGGCTTTTCACTACGCAGGAGGCTGCTTTTATCTAAGACTGTTCCAGCTGGCACAACTGTTGGATGCTGTGAAAGACAAGCTACTTcaggaagcagcaggaaaaaaatattctcttatgTTTTGAGCTCTGAAGAAAAACTTTCACAAACTGCTTCAGATTCTCCAAAAGATAGAAGTTACAAACCTCTGACAACTAGCACTTCAAAAACTGAGGACTCTAATCCCGATTGTGCAAAACGGAGactttccttttcacaaaaaaGGACTTCTACACTAGATGAGTCCAAATGTAAGGACCCCTTATTGCTAGAACCAGAATGCTTATCTCCAATTCAGTGTAAGGATGTTATTGTTAGTAACACTAATGAATTCAATGAAAGTGTACTTATGAGTGTTAGTCACGGGTTGCTTAGGACTCCTACTTACAGTGTGTTACCTGAGGCCAGTGAGGGTAAGTTCCTGACTTCTATCAACAGTCTTGTAGAGAACTTTAACTTTGAAATACATGATATAAACTCTCCCCCTGTTAAGCTGGCAAGTTACCCAGATCTTTTAACACCTGAAGATAGTGGATATAATTCACTTCATTTGGACAAATCAGGAGACTCATTGTCTGATCATGAGGGATCTTTCCAAGAGCTCTTCCAAAAACATAAAGAAGGTTCCAAAATTCTGGATagtaaaagaaagacaagaaaacttGAACGAGTTAGAAGGTTACCCACTCTTCGGGAACAAGGTTCACAGTCGGAGACAGAAGATCATCATGGCAGTCCTTCTACTTCAGCATGTGTGTTAACAGAAGAAAGACACTTTGTCAGTGAAGACCATGCATTAGTTTTAGAAGAACAGCCTAGTGGAGACCTAGTTGTAAGTCACGGAGATCTCTCAAGAACTCCAGCTCTGAAAATAGTTCATGAAATTTGCTTGCAAAGACAAAGATCAGACCAAAAAGAAATATCAGAGAATATTGatggaacagaaatatttgcattagAACATGTTCTTGCTGGACTTATTGGCAAGAAAATGGGCCttgaaaaattagatattttaacagaattaaaatacagaaatttaaaacatgTTCTTGCTATAGTTTTAGATGCTTTGACAGTGGAAAGTCTATGCAG CATTTGGAAAGTAAGCAAAAACTGGCGTGAAATCATTGTACAAGATAAAAGTGCAGATAAGAGGAGAAAGTTGTACATAAAACACCTGAAAGAAGAAGCTGGG GAATATTTCTTGAAAGCTGAAGATGCTGCCACAAGACTTAATGTTCTCAATAGATCTGCTCTAAGGCCTGTTCAAGCTCAAGCCAGAACTTCTGTAGTACAAACACCACCTTCACACACTGAACTTACACCCAGGAGATGCAGTTCTGTTCCCCATTCAACTAGCAGACAGGAAGAATACATAAAA GTTGCTAAAACTCTGTTCACTGACGAAGCTCTAAAACCCTGTCCAAGATGTCGATATCCTGCTAAATATCAATTGGTAAAGAAACGGGGACTATGTAGCAGAGAGGCATGTGCATTTGAGTTCTGTATTTTATGTCTGCATGCTTTCCATGGGTCAAAAGAATGTAATAGTTTATCTGcaaaatggaagaacaaaaaagATGCTCCTCCAGGAAGTGCCCAAagcaaaagacatttaaaaagacTCTAA